In a single window of the Anguilla rostrata isolate EN2019 chromosome 4, ASM1855537v3, whole genome shotgun sequence genome:
- the sac3d1 gene encoding SAC3 domain-containing protein 1, whose translation MSRKANYRAGSNSHRRGGGGGGGGGPGGRREWRQEQYEEEPSRTAEETVPRGTCMTMCPLREVREREQQRRLHRFEVLPGTEGDRMPRADPSRAVKEYSRPAAGKDSTRPGDLRPPAVLLKTVRFLIDDIAAASPALEPWTEAYDFVFDRLRCVRQDMVIQRVSGAEAVAVLERIVRFLLYASYRLCEEPLRLYDPRINDTHLQESLSWLLDCYASGEHPRQDEFQALSLLYNLGSTRALRRALELPERVRAAPAVRLALAVNRAHLERNPVRALRLARRLDFLQSCALHRHLAACRRDLLLLYSHGLSSRDCRYPLQRLARLLALDSAPAADLCHAHGVRVDGDRVVFSKASYTEPPPGGVGAARSAELVDGKRGDASLSEVIHGCA comes from the exons ATGAGCAGGAAAGCTAACTACCGCGC AGGGTCCAACTCTCataggagaggaggaggaggaggtggtggaggtggaccAGGAGGGCGCAGGGAGTGGCGACAGGAGCAGTATGAAGAGGAGCCGAGCCGGACAGCGGAGGAGACCGTGCCCCGGGGCACCTGCATGACCATGTGCCCCCTACGGGAGGTTcgggagagggagcagcagcggcggcTGCACCGCTTCGAGGTGCTGCCCGGCACGGAGGGCGACCGGATGCCCAGGGCCGACCCGTCGCGCGCGGTGAAGGAGTACTCGCGGCCGGCGGCGGGAAAGGACTCCACGCGGCCCGGCGACCTCCGACCCCCCGCCGTCCTGCTGAAGACCGTGCGCTTCCTCATCGACGACATCGCCGCCGCCTCCCCCGCCCTGGAGCCCTGGACTGAG GCGTACGACTTCGTGTTCGACCGGCTGCGCTGCGTGCGGCAGGACATGGTGATCCAGCGGGTGTCGGGGGCCGAGGCGGTGGCCGTGCTGGAGCGCATCGTCCGCTTCCTCCTCTACGCGTCCTATCGGCTGTGCGAGGAGCCGCTCCGGCTGTACGACCCGCGCATCAACGACACGCACCTCCAGGAGAGCCTCAGCTGGCTGCTGGACTGCTACGCCAGCGGGGAGCACCCGCGCCAGGACGAGTTCCAGGCCCTCAGCCTGCTCTACAACCTGG GTTCGACCCGTGCTCTGCGGCGCGCCCTGGAGTTGCCGGAACGGGTTCGGGCCGCCCCGGCGGTCCGCCTAGCGCTGGCGGTGAACCGCGCCCACCTGGAGCGCAACCCGGTGCGCGCGCTGCGCCTGGCGCGGCGGCTGGACTTCCTGCAGAGCTGCGCACTGCACCGCCACCTCGCCGCCTGCCGCCGCGACCTGCTCCTGCTCTACAGCCACGGCCTGAGCAGCCGCGACTGCCGCTACCCCCTGCAGCGCCTGGCCCGCCTGCTGGCCCTGgactccgcccccgccgccgaCCTCTGCCACGCCCATGGCGTGCGCGTGGACGGCGACCGCGTCGTCTTCTCCAAGGCGTCGTACACCGAGCCGCCTCCGGGGGGCGTCGGCGCCGCCCGCTCCGCAGAACTGGTGGACGGGAAGCGGGGCGACGCCAGCCTGAGTGAGGTCATACACGGCTGTGCCTGA
- the rex1bd gene encoding required for excision 1-B domain-containing protein has product MSPNVSEFKTLVQRFYALQTERIEAYKLFEEGHEAYLRTAPHYDFEHYRQLVHEITQAFSGISKEVLEIKERLHQEFDRPDLSEHIEKLQSKEKQKLELTAKLQLAKQNAQDHPEDEGCQEKILEIRQDIIKNKEALSEILQDFKYDSEE; this is encoded by the exons ATG tcaCCCAACGTTTCAGAATTCAAAACGTTGGTCCAAAGGTTCTATGCGCTTCAGACGGAACGGATAGAAGCGTACAAACTCTTTGAGGA GGGACATGAGGCGTACCTGAGAACGGCGCCCCACTACGACTTTGAACATTACAGACAGCTGGTCCACGAGATAACACAGGCGTTCAGTGGGATTTCAAAAGAGGTGCTGGAGATCAAGGAACGACTGCACCAGGAGTTTGACCGTCCGGATCTATCCGAGCACATCGAGAAGCTGCAGAGCAAAGAGAAACAGAAGCTGGAGCTG ACGGCGAAGCTGCAGCTGGCGAAGCAGAACGCTCAGGATCACCCAGAAGACGAGGGCTGCCAGGAGAAGATTCTAGAAATCAGACAGGA caTAATAAAGAACAAAGAGGCCCTGAGCGAGATCCTGCAGGACTTCAAGTACGACTCCGAGGAGTGA